A region of Planktomarina temperata RCA23 DNA encodes the following proteins:
- a CDS encoding CIA30 family protein translates to MKTIAASLFTLILLLTNGSAMADNLIKTGQWAYLADTVMGGISEGTAQFEDQGTSQVIRLSGEVSTANNGGFIQVRSPVEWEAAKGKTGIKLTVKGNGDLYYLNIRSTNTRLPWHYYHHSFQTNGSWSEVRLPFETFVKSSSLMRTTLNQSKIKTIGIVAYGKDYTADVSVQSLEFY, encoded by the coding sequence ATGAAGACTATTGCGGCATCTTTATTTACTCTGATACTGCTCCTCACAAATGGTAGCGCAATGGCTGATAACCTCATCAAAACAGGACAATGGGCTTATTTGGCAGACACAGTTATGGGTGGTATTTCTGAGGGAACTGCACAGTTTGAAGATCAAGGAACATCCCAAGTCATTCGGCTGAGCGGTGAAGTTTCTACAGCTAATAATGGTGGTTTTATTCAGGTTCGGTCACCAGTGGAATGGGAGGCGGCGAAGGGAAAAACAGGTATCAAACTGACGGTTAAAGGTAACGGTGATCTTTATTATTTGAACATCAGGAGTACCAACACTCGCTTACCTTGGCACTATTATCATCATAGTTTTCAAACAAACGGCTCATGGAGTGAGGTAAGGCTTCCGTTTGAGACTTTTGTAAAGTCGTCATCCCTTATGAGAACTACACTCAACCAAAGCAAGATCAAAACTATAGGCATTGTCGCATACGGTAAGGATTATACGGCTGATGTATCGGTGCAGAGTTTGGAGTTTTACTGA